One window from the genome of Castellaniella sp. MT123 encodes:
- a CDS encoding flagellar protein FlaG, with amino-acid sequence MIHSIGNQLTSASLGLAPAASERTGAKPEPATQVPPPENAQSSPFPQADQRHLTGKASPELPKSSLEKALESVNDSLKAWSTGMRFEMDKDAQRLVASIVDNDTGKVLRTIPSEAVLRIAKMIVQLQGSGVDTKA; translated from the coding sequence ATGATTCACTCGATCGGAAACCAACTGACCTCCGCCAGCCTGGGGCTAGCCCCCGCCGCGTCCGAACGCACCGGCGCCAAGCCCGAGCCGGCCACCCAGGTCCCCCCCCCCGAAAACGCGCAGTCCAGCCCGTTTCCCCAGGCCGACCAGCGGCACCTGACCGGGAAGGCCTCCCCCGAACTGCCGAAATCCTCGTTGGAAAAGGCCCTGGAATCGGTCAACGACAGCCTCAAGGCCTGGTCCACCGGCATGCGTTTCGAGATGGATAAGGATGCCCAGCGCCTGGTGGCCTCGATCGTGGACAACGACACCGGCAAGGTCCTGCGCACCATCCCATCCGAGGCCGTCCTGCGCATCGCCAAAATGATCGTCCAGTTGCAGGGCTCGGGGGTCGACACGAAGGCGTGA
- a CDS encoding MarR family transcriptional regulator, with the protein MSFVARIDRFCTQHPEAPRDAILASRLLFHTARAVRQAIASALRPFDLSMDQYLVLCLLGTDDDEPSSPSLLGDTLDITRTQMTRLLDPLEARGLLTRRTRGTDRRSVELRVSPEGQQVVRDAAGAVHAVYQRVWGTLPADVGQTVVDGLRQVHDAAVSGS; encoded by the coding sequence ATGTCCTTCGTCGCACGGATCGACCGTTTTTGTACGCAGCATCCCGAGGCCCCCCGGGACGCCATCCTGGCATCCCGACTGTTGTTTCATACGGCCCGTGCGGTGCGCCAGGCCATTGCGTCCGCGCTGCGGCCGTTCGATCTCAGCATGGATCAGTATCTTGTCCTGTGCCTGCTCGGCACCGATGACGATGAGCCCAGCTCGCCGTCGCTGCTGGGCGATACGCTGGACATCACCCGCACCCAGATGACCCGACTGCTGGATCCGCTCGAGGCCCGCGGGCTGCTGACCCGCCGCACGCGCGGGACCGACCGGCGCAGCGTCGAATTGCGCGTCAGCCCCGAGGGCCAGCAGGTCGTGCGGGATGCCGCCGGCGCGGTGCATGCGGTCTACCAGCGGGTGTGGGGGACTCTGCCCGCCGATGTCGGGCAGACGGTCGTTGATGGCTTGCGGCAGGTGCATGACGCAGCGGTGTCCGGTTCGTGA
- a CDS encoding RNA polymerase sigma factor FliA — translation MPHSEDQLIAQYAPLVRRQALALIGRLPASVELDDLMQAGMMGLLDAVRRYQQQADAQFETYAITRIRGAMLDELRGQDWLPRSVRTKARVIEKAVQVLRHRLLRQPTETEIAAEMGVDLAEYRSLLEDAQGVQVLMVEDLAQHREGQDGTAVLDAAAGSRADNPLDWLMRDGLRNVLIAAIRNLPEREQLLLSLQFEQDLNQKEIAAVLGVTEGRVSQLRSQAVARIRAWLSSHSWAPDAGETDYDYLL, via the coding sequence ATGCCTCATTCCGAGGACCAGCTGATTGCTCAATATGCGCCGCTCGTGCGCCGGCAGGCGCTGGCGCTGATCGGCCGGTTGCCAGCCAGCGTCGAACTCGATGATCTGATGCAAGCCGGCATGATGGGGCTGCTCGATGCCGTGCGCCGCTATCAGCAGCAAGCCGATGCGCAGTTCGAGACCTATGCCATCACGCGGATTCGCGGCGCCATGCTCGACGAACTGCGAGGTCAGGACTGGCTGCCGCGCAGCGTGCGAACCAAGGCACGCGTGATCGAAAAGGCCGTGCAGGTTTTGCGCCACAGGCTGCTGCGGCAGCCCACCGAAACGGAAATCGCAGCGGAAATGGGGGTCGATCTGGCGGAATATCGGTCCCTGCTCGAAGATGCCCAGGGTGTGCAGGTTCTGATGGTCGAAGACCTGGCGCAGCATCGGGAAGGCCAGGATGGGACGGCTGTGCTGGATGCAGCGGCAGGCAGCCGCGCCGACAATCCGCTGGACTGGCTGATGCGCGACGGGTTGCGTAACGTGCTGATCGCGGCCATCCGCAACCTGCCGGAACGCGAACAGCTGCTGCTGTCTCTGCAGTTCGAGCAGGATCTGAACCAGAAGGAAATCGCGGCGGTCCTGGGGGTCACGGAGGGCCGTGTATCCCAGTTGCGTTCCCAGGCGGTGGCCCGGATCCGCGCCTGGCTGTCCAGCCATTCCTGGGCACCCGACGCGGGCGAAACCGACTACGACTATCTGTTGTAG
- a CDS encoding methyl-accepting chemotaxis protein codes for MSTKPTIAQKTNRFDTWLNQLRLWQKFALLAVFGVVLVAAPTILFLTGSGKVIQATQLESRGLVPLRQTLAVLQLTQQHRGLSMLVLNNDASAGANRRAKQAEVDQAFAALDESLRQGTQDPALTALWQRIRENWDALRAKVSQGSISATDSFATHTRLNADLLRVKSLLLQDYGLSFDPQAQSYYLIDAALNQAPRLTEIFGQTRAMGAGLLARGNATPEQRIEIRVLIDRAKEHYDGLTEALDNATRLDPQLKDALSAAGRAALDSANQAIQLAQERIIKAQTLQFPAGDYFSRFTTAIDAQFQLDDMALTQLDGVLATRSDYLITTRYLLGSLIVLLSLLAGYVNLRITRALLRQLGGEPAYAASILDRISDGDLAVPIQLRAQDRSSLLYAMHDMRDHLATIVGNVRRGANSIASASAQISAGNLDLAARTEQQASSLTETAATTEQITATVRQNADNAQQANSLAAAAARTATSGGAIVTQLVDTMQEINARSGQVAHIIDVIDSIAFQTNILALNAAVEAARAGEQGRGFAVVAAEVRALAQRSAAAAKEIKGLIDTSVAATARGNEQAARAGTTMQEIVNDVNRVTDIMGEISAASREQTTGIEEINAAVTQMDDVTRQNASLVEESVAAAASLKDQADTLARLVATFRLDPQEADNRRIHAQPAPSLSFSG; via the coding sequence ATGTCAACGAAACCCACCATCGCACAAAAGACCAACCGCTTCGACACCTGGCTGAACCAGCTGCGCCTGTGGCAGAAATTCGCCCTTCTGGCCGTTTTCGGCGTGGTCCTGGTTGCTGCGCCAACCATCCTGTTTCTGACCGGGTCCGGCAAGGTCATCCAGGCCACCCAACTGGAATCCCGGGGACTTGTGCCATTGCGCCAGACCCTGGCGGTTCTGCAGCTGACCCAGCAACATCGCGGCCTGTCCATGCTGGTGCTTAACAACGACGCATCGGCCGGTGCGAACCGCCGCGCCAAACAGGCCGAGGTGGATCAGGCGTTCGCAGCCCTGGATGAGTCCCTGCGACAAGGTACCCAGGATCCGGCCCTGACGGCCCTTTGGCAGCGAATCCGCGAAAACTGGGATGCACTCCGCGCCAAGGTCAGCCAAGGATCCATTTCCGCGACCGACAGCTTCGCGACGCACACCCGGCTGAACGCGGACTTGCTGCGCGTTAAATCCCTGCTGCTGCAGGATTACGGGCTGAGCTTCGACCCACAGGCCCAGAGCTACTACCTGATCGATGCGGCGCTGAACCAGGCCCCACGCCTGACCGAGATCTTCGGCCAGACACGCGCCATGGGCGCCGGGCTGCTGGCGCGCGGCAATGCCACGCCCGAACAGCGCATCGAGATCCGGGTCCTGATCGACCGGGCGAAGGAGCACTATGACGGCCTGACCGAGGCGCTGGACAATGCCACCCGGCTCGATCCGCAGCTCAAGGACGCCCTGTCCGCAGCGGGCCGGGCCGCACTCGACAGCGCCAACCAGGCGATCCAGCTCGCTCAGGAGCGGATCATCAAGGCTCAGACGCTGCAATTTCCCGCAGGGGATTATTTCTCGCGGTTCACGACCGCCATCGACGCACAATTCCAGCTCGACGATATGGCACTGACCCAGCTCGACGGCGTGCTTGCCACACGGTCCGACTACTTGATCACGACACGGTATCTGCTGGGCAGCCTGATCGTGCTGCTCAGCCTGCTCGCAGGCTACGTCAACCTGCGCATCACGCGCGCCCTGCTGCGCCAGTTGGGCGGCGAGCCGGCGTATGCCGCCTCCATCCTCGACCGCATCTCCGACGGAGACCTGGCCGTTCCGATCCAGCTACGGGCGCAGGACCGGTCCAGCCTGTTGTATGCCATGCACGACATGCGCGACCATCTGGCGACCATCGTCGGCAATGTGCGCAGGGGAGCCAACTCGATCGCCTCTGCCTCGGCCCAGATTTCCGCCGGCAACCTGGACCTGGCGGCCCGGACCGAACAGCAGGCCAGTTCGCTGACGGAAACGGCCGCCACGACGGAACAGATCACCGCCACAGTGCGGCAGAATGCCGACAATGCCCAGCAGGCCAACAGTCTGGCCGCCGCAGCCGCGCGCACCGCCACCAGCGGCGGCGCGATCGTGACCCAGCTCGTCGACACGATGCAGGAGATCAATGCCCGATCCGGGCAAGTGGCCCACATCATCGACGTGATCGATTCCATCGCCTTCCAGACCAACATCCTGGCCTTGAACGCCGCTGTCGAGGCCGCCCGCGCCGGCGAACAGGGGCGCGGTTTCGCCGTGGTCGCCGCCGAAGTCCGCGCACTGGCGCAACGGTCGGCCGCCGCCGCCAAGGAAATCAAGGGGCTCATCGACACCTCCGTCGCGGCAACGGCCCGAGGCAACGAACAGGCCGCCCGGGCGGGCACCACGATGCAAGAGATCGTCAACGACGTGAACCGCGTCACGGACATCATGGGCGAGATCAGCGCCGCCAGCCGCGAACAAACCACCGGCATCGAGGAAATCAACGCCGCCGTCACCCAGATGGACGACGTCACACGCCAGAACGCCAGTCTGGTCGAGGAATCCGTAGCGGCCGCCGCCAGTCTGAAGGATCAGGCCGACACGCTGGCCCGCCTGGTGGCCACCTTCCGGCTCGACCCCCAGGAAGCGGACAATCGGCGGATCCACGCCCAGCCCGCTCCAAGCCTGAGCTTCAGCGGCTGA
- a CDS encoding sulfurtransferase TusA family protein translates to MADVLPQADQEIDARGLNCPLPILRTKKALARLESGQVLAVLTTDPHAVRDFQAFCQQTGNALLVQETREEAVTVHYVRRR, encoded by the coding sequence ATGGCCGATGTGTTGCCGCAAGCCGACCAGGAAATCGATGCACGGGGGTTGAATTGCCCTCTGCCGATCCTGCGCACTAAAAAAGCCCTGGCCCGCCTGGAAAGCGGGCAGGTGCTGGCGGTGCTGACGACCGACCCGCATGCGGTCCGGGATTTTCAGGCCTTCTGTCAGCAGACGGGCAATGCTCTGTTGGTGCAGGAGACCCGCGAAGAAGCCGTCACGGTCCATTACGTCAGGCGGCGTTAG
- a CDS encoding hemerythrin domain-containing protein, whose product MNIDRFKNHHVEILSGIAALRKLAHQGVADHAVDIAHNLKALSQVVTQHLAVEDRILYPSLERSGDERMAGMSRAYQNDMHGIASAFINFARRWGNATLLTKDPDGFRTDANVVLKNVHARMMRENREFYPAIEAL is encoded by the coding sequence ATGAATATCGATCGCTTCAAGAACCACCATGTTGAAATCCTGAGCGGCATCGCGGCGCTGCGAAAATTGGCTCATCAGGGCGTTGCCGACCACGCAGTTGATATCGCCCACAATCTTAAAGCGCTGTCGCAGGTGGTGACCCAGCATCTAGCTGTCGAGGATCGGATCCTGTATCCCTCGCTGGAGCGCAGCGGCGACGAGCGCATGGCCGGCATGAGCCGGGCTTATCAGAACGACATGCATGGCATTGCCAGTGCGTTTATCAATTTTGCGCGCCGCTGGGGCAATGCCACGCTGCTGACGAAGGATCCCGATGGCTTTCGCACCGACGCCAACGTGGTGCTGAAAAACGTGCATGCCCGCATGATGCGCGAGAACCGCGAGTTCTATCCGGCCATCGAGGCGCTGTAG
- the trmD gene encoding tRNA (guanosine(37)-N1)-methyltransferase TrmD: MRFDLITLFPEMFAAIRDQGVSGRAHQRGLWSLHTWNPRDFTTDVHRTVDDRPFGGGPGMVMMAEPLSLAVDAVRLARRQAGADRDDCLAPVVLLSPAGPVHRQAQARAWAGGTGAIFVCGRYEGIDQRFIDRHVDLEVSLGDFVLSGGELGAMVLIDSVVRLLPGALHDAQSAEQDSFNPALSGLLDSPHYTRPEVWRDSAVPEVLLSGHHARISAWRRQQSLRLTAARRPDLIDQARQAGELDETDETALCEGMREAPARGPTSA; this comes from the coding sequence ATGCGTTTTGATCTGATCACGCTGTTTCCCGAGATGTTCGCGGCCATCCGCGATCAGGGGGTCAGCGGCAGGGCGCATCAACGCGGCTTGTGGTCGCTGCATACCTGGAATCCCCGGGATTTCACGACGGACGTGCATCGCACCGTGGACGACCGCCCCTTTGGCGGCGGACCAGGCATGGTCATGATGGCCGAACCGTTGTCGCTCGCGGTCGATGCGGTCCGCCTGGCCCGCCGGCAGGCGGGGGCGGATCGGGATGATTGCCTGGCCCCCGTGGTGCTGTTGTCCCCGGCGGGCCCGGTGCACCGGCAGGCCCAGGCGCGTGCCTGGGCGGGTGGCACCGGCGCCATTTTCGTGTGTGGGCGCTACGAAGGCATCGACCAGCGCTTTATCGATCGCCACGTCGATCTGGAAGTGTCCCTGGGTGACTTTGTACTGTCGGGCGGGGAACTGGGGGCCATGGTCCTGATCGACAGCGTGGTGCGTCTGCTGCCGGGGGCGCTGCACGATGCGCAGTCCGCGGAGCAGGATTCCTTCAATCCGGCGCTGAGCGGCCTGCTGGACAGCCCGCACTATACCCGCCCGGAAGTCTGGCGGGATTCGGCAGTGCCCGAGGTGCTGTTGTCCGGCCACCATGCCCGGATCTCCGCCTGGCGTCGACAGCAGTCCCTGCGGTTGACGGCGGCCCGCCGCCCGGACCTGATCGATCAGGCACGCCAGGCGGGGGAACTGGACGAGACGGATGAAACTGCTTTGTGCGAAGGCATGCGGGAAGCTCCCGCTCGGGGCCCGACGTCCGCCTGA
- a CDS encoding PIG-L family deacetylase: MAALTRAAFMNLTSTHHAARLCLAVLFCLIWTLTFAAPVDNAVSAVPASQRSLDSASLPAASTALLPAPPQPAAARAADCRRGSVLGFVAHPDDDLLFMNPDQQTAIHQRQCVRVVYLTAADRGEGQPYLQARERGIMAAYAEMAEVANRWVTDGWRVGGRTLVRHTLRAAPGVQLIMLRIPDPWLGHGWGSLTPLSQLESVAGTDVQAYAPYQETYTRNSLVTLLAAIIQTENPTLVRLMDASIEIPYTKLCWRCPGHDHPDHIAGARLVQDAMRLVPGPYAHQAYLGYPSQERPPNLTDVQKARKTAIFLHYVANDTRDCAANIICSRPHGPEAVWVWRQYRIAPDSPGIPANPASPHLAVE, from the coding sequence ATGGCGGCACTCACTCGTGCCGCCTTCATGAATCTCACGTCCACCCATCACGCCGCCCGCCTTTGCCTGGCAGTCCTGTTCTGCCTGATCTGGACCCTGACTTTCGCTGCCCCGGTCGATAATGCCGTCAGCGCCGTACCCGCGTCACAGCGATCCCTCGATTCCGCGTCATTACCGGCGGCATCGACGGCCCTGCTGCCCGCCCCGCCGCAGCCTGCAGCGGCCCGAGCCGCCGATTGCCGCCGCGGCTCTGTGCTGGGTTTCGTCGCGCACCCGGATGACGACCTCCTCTTCATGAACCCGGATCAGCAGACCGCCATCCACCAGAGACAATGCGTGCGCGTGGTCTATCTGACGGCCGCCGATCGCGGCGAAGGCCAGCCCTACCTGCAGGCGCGCGAACGCGGGATCATGGCGGCCTATGCCGAAATGGCCGAGGTCGCCAATCGCTGGGTGACGGACGGCTGGCGGGTCGGCGGCAGGACGCTGGTGCGCCACACCCTGCGCGCCGCTCCCGGGGTGCAGTTGATCATGCTGCGCATTCCCGACCCGTGGCTGGGCCATGGCTGGGGCAGCCTGACCCCGCTGAGCCAGCTGGAATCCGTCGCCGGAACCGACGTCCAGGCCTACGCGCCCTATCAGGAAACCTATACCCGCAACAGCCTGGTGACGCTGCTGGCCGCCATCATCCAGACGGAAAACCCCACGCTCGTGCGGCTGATGGATGCCTCGATCGAGATCCCCTACACGAAACTCTGCTGGCGCTGCCCCGGACACGATCACCCGGATCACATCGCCGGTGCCCGGCTCGTCCAGGATGCCATGCGTCTTGTGCCCGGGCCCTACGCCCACCAGGCTTATCTGGGCTACCCGTCCCAGGAACGGCCCCCGAACCTGACGGATGTCCAGAAGGCGCGAAAGACCGCCATCTTCCTGCACTACGTGGCCAACGACACGCGCGACTGCGCGGCCAATATCATCTGCTCACGGCCACACGGCCCCGAAGCAGTCTGGGTCTGGCGGCAATACCGAATCGCGCCGGACAGCCCGGGCATCCCGGCGAATCCCGCTTCGCCGCATCTTGCCGTCGAATAG
- the rimM gene encoding ribosome maturation factor RimM (Essential for efficient processing of 16S rRNA), producing the protein MARQSVTADDVRPDVSVPDDLVEVGRVVTAHGVRGWLKVQPYSPQAEALLNSPVWWLKAPDSVLESGAFSRPRGMRVQGCRRHGGQFLVAQLEGVVDRDVAEAMHGHTVWVSRTAFPAAEDGEYYWVDLIGCDFFGQGDSGESMPLGRVDQVLDNGAHAVLQVTRGAVDETGVFQARTDARGRPVHELVPFVAAHIQRVDLLARRIESDWPVDF; encoded by the coding sequence GTGGCTCGGCAATCTGTCACGGCGGACGACGTCCGCCCGGATGTTTCCGTTCCGGATGACCTGGTCGAAGTCGGCCGGGTGGTGACGGCGCATGGGGTGCGCGGCTGGCTGAAGGTCCAGCCGTATTCGCCTCAGGCCGAAGCCCTGCTGAATTCACCGGTCTGGTGGCTGAAGGCGCCTGATTCCGTTCTGGAATCAGGCGCATTTTCGCGTCCGCGCGGCATGCGGGTCCAGGGTTGTCGCCGTCACGGCGGGCAGTTCCTGGTTGCCCAGCTGGAAGGCGTCGTGGACCGCGATGTTGCCGAGGCCATGCACGGCCACACCGTCTGGGTGTCGCGCACGGCTTTCCCGGCCGCCGAGGACGGGGAATATTACTGGGTCGATCTGATTGGCTGTGATTTTTTTGGTCAGGGCGATTCCGGCGAATCCATGCCGCTGGGGCGCGTCGACCAAGTGCTGGACAACGGCGCCCACGCCGTCCTCCAGGTGACGCGGGGCGCGGTAGATGAGACTGGCGTCTTTCAGGCGCGAACCGATGCCCGGGGGCGGCCTGTCCACGAGCTGGTCCCGTTTGTGGCCGCCCATATCCAGCGGGTGGACTTGCTGGCCCGACGGATCGAAAGCGACTGGCCCGTCGATTTCTGA
- the alaS gene encoding alanine--tRNA ligase — protein sequence MKTSEIRQKFLSFFESKGHQIVPSSPLVPGNDPTLLFTNAGMVQFKDVFTGKDTRPYKRATTAQRCVRAGGKHNDLENVGYTARHHTFFEMLGNFSFGDYFKRDAILYAWTLLTEVYGLPKDKLWVTVYQEDDEAYDIWARQVGVPTERIIRIGDNKGARYASDNFWQMADTGPCGPCSEIFYDHGPEIWGGPPGSPEEDGDRYIEIWNLVFMQFERDAQGTMNPLPKPCVDTGMGLERIAAVLQHVHSNYDIDLFQHLIRAAARETGTADLTDNSLKVIADHIRACSFLVVDGVIPGNEGRGYVLRRIIRRALRHGHKLGQKGVFFYRLVADLVAQMGAAYPELAAQQARVEQVLRQEEERFGETLENGMRILEAALADLPVGQPLDGQTLFTLYDTYGFPVDLTADICRERKIQVDLDGFETAMARQREQARAAGKFKAAADLAYDGVATRFDGYEHLDGQATVTALYVDGASVPSIAQGQDAVVVLDATPFYAESGGQVGDAGLISGASARFQVADTQKIQSTVFGHHGSLIEGTLSVGDVVQTHVDVQRRADTMRNHSATHLMHKALRLVLGDHVQQRGSLVDPDKTRFDFAHDAPLTPEQIAQVESIVNDEVLGNQAVVTQHLSYDEAVAGGAMALFGEKYGDVVRVLDIGFSRELCGGTHVARTGDIGLFKIVAEGGVAAGIRRIEAITGRNALAWVQQTQGVLDQAASLLKTQPAGVPERIVALQQQTRQIERERERLQDKLAAAAGSDLAGQAIDVAGVKLLATRLNGVDPKALRGMVDQLKSKLPRAVILLSAVTDDKISLVAGVSPELTARVRAGDLIGAVATQVGGKGGGRPDMAMGGGSDVASLDGALAGVPAWLAARLEEAA from the coding sequence ATGAAAACATCCGAAATCCGTCAGAAATTCCTGTCCTTCTTCGAGTCGAAGGGACACCAGATCGTCCCGTCCTCGCCGCTGGTGCCTGGCAATGACCCGACGCTGCTGTTCACCAATGCCGGCATGGTCCAGTTCAAGGATGTCTTCACCGGCAAGGACACCCGGCCGTACAAGCGGGCCACGACGGCGCAGCGCTGCGTGCGCGCCGGGGGCAAGCACAACGATCTCGAGAACGTCGGCTACACCGCGCGTCATCACACGTTCTTCGAGATGCTGGGCAATTTCAGTTTTGGCGACTACTTCAAACGCGATGCCATCCTGTATGCCTGGACCTTGCTGACCGAGGTCTACGGCCTGCCGAAGGACAAGCTTTGGGTCACCGTCTACCAGGAAGACGACGAGGCCTACGACATCTGGGCGCGGCAGGTGGGCGTGCCCACGGAACGGATCATCCGCATCGGCGACAACAAGGGTGCGCGCTACGCGTCGGACAATTTCTGGCAGATGGCCGATACAGGCCCCTGCGGTCCGTGCTCCGAAATTTTTTACGATCATGGCCCGGAGATCTGGGGTGGCCCCCCGGGATCGCCCGAAGAAGACGGCGATCGCTACATCGAGATCTGGAACCTGGTGTTCATGCAGTTCGAACGCGATGCCCAGGGGACGATGAATCCGTTGCCCAAGCCCTGCGTCGATACCGGTATGGGGCTGGAGCGCATCGCCGCCGTGTTGCAACACGTGCATTCGAATTACGACATCGACCTGTTCCAGCACCTGATCCGCGCCGCGGCCCGGGAAACCGGCACGGCAGACCTGACGGATAACTCGCTGAAGGTCATCGCCGACCACATCCGCGCGTGCAGTTTTCTGGTGGTCGATGGCGTCATCCCTGGCAACGAGGGGCGGGGTTACGTGCTGCGGCGCATCATCCGACGTGCCTTGCGCCATGGTCACAAGCTCGGGCAAAAGGGTGTGTTCTTCTATCGGCTGGTGGCCGACCTGGTCGCGCAGATGGGCGCAGCCTATCCCGAACTCGCCGCGCAGCAGGCGCGCGTCGAGCAGGTGCTGCGCCAGGAAGAAGAACGCTTCGGCGAAACGCTGGAAAACGGCATGCGGATCCTGGAAGCGGCCCTGGCCGATTTGCCGGTGGGTCAGCCGCTGGACGGCCAGACGCTTTTCACGCTGTATGACACCTACGGATTCCCGGTCGATCTGACCGCCGACATCTGCCGTGAACGCAAGATCCAGGTCGATCTGGATGGTTTCGAGACGGCGATGGCGCGTCAGCGCGAACAGGCCCGTGCGGCGGGCAAGTTCAAAGCCGCCGCCGACCTCGCCTACGATGGCGTGGCGACGCGTTTCGATGGTTATGAACACCTGGACGGCCAGGCGACCGTCACCGCGCTCTACGTCGACGGGGCCTCCGTGCCGTCGATCGCCCAGGGCCAGGATGCTGTCGTCGTGCTGGACGCGACGCCGTTCTATGCGGAATCCGGCGGTCAGGTGGGGGATGCCGGCCTGATCAGCGGCGCGTCCGCGCGCTTTCAGGTCGCCGATACCCAGAAGATCCAGAGCACGGTGTTCGGTCACCACGGCAGTCTGATCGAAGGCACCCTGTCGGTGGGCGATGTCGTACAGACACACGTCGATGTTCAGCGCCGGGCCGACACCATGCGCAATCACTCCGCGACGCATCTGATGCACAAAGCCCTGCGCCTGGTGCTGGGCGATCATGTGCAGCAGCGCGGTTCGCTGGTGGATCCGGACAAGACCCGTTTCGACTTCGCCCACGACGCGCCCCTGACGCCTGAACAGATCGCCCAGGTCGAATCCATCGTCAACGACGAGGTGCTGGGCAATCAGGCGGTGGTCACGCAGCATCTGAGCTATGACGAGGCCGTGGCGGGCGGCGCGATGGCGCTGTTCGGCGAGAAATACGGCGACGTCGTGCGCGTGCTGGACATTGGCTTTTCCCGCGAGCTGTGCGGCGGCACACACGTTGCCCGCACCGGTGATATCGGCCTCTTTAAGATCGTCGCCGAGGGCGGCGTGGCCGCCGGCATCCGCCGGATCGAGGCCATCACCGGTCGTAATGCGCTGGCCTGGGTCCAGCAGACCCAAGGGGTGCTGGATCAGGCCGCCAGTCTGCTCAAGACGCAGCCGGCCGGCGTACCCGAACGCATCGTCGCCCTGCAGCAGCAGACCCGCCAGATCGAACGGGAACGGGAACGGCTGCAGGATAAACTGGCCGCCGCCGCAGGCTCCGATCTGGCGGGGCAAGCCATCGACGTGGCAGGGGTCAAACTATTGGCCACCCGCCTGAACGGCGTTGATCCCAAGGCGTTGCGTGGCATGGTCGATCAGCTCAAGTCAAAACTGCCACGCGCCGTGATCCTGCTGTCCGCCGTGACGGATGACAAAATCAGCCTGGTGGCGGGGGTCAGTCCTGAACTCACGGCGCGCGTCAGGGCCGGCGATTTGATCGGCGCCGTGGCGACCCAGGTGGGCGGCAAGGGCGGCGGGCGTCCGGACATGGCCATGGGGGGCGGCTCCGATGTCGCATCGCTGGATGGCGCCTTGGCGGGTGTGCCGGCCTGGTTGGCGGCTCGCCTGGAGGAGGCCGCCTGA
- the rpsP gene encoding 30S ribosomal protein S16, which translates to MVVIRLARGGSKKRPFYNVVAADSRNRRDGRFIERVGFYNPVAGEGQENLRIALDRVQHWVSNGAQLSETVDRLVKEYSAKVAAAA; encoded by the coding sequence ATGGTTGTGATTCGTCTGGCCCGCGGCGGCTCGAAGAAGCGTCCCTTCTACAATGTCGTTGCTGCCGATTCGCGCAATCGTCGCGATGGCCGTTTCATCGAACGCGTGGGTTTCTACAACCCCGTGGCCGGTGAAGGTCAGGAAAATCTGCGCATTGCCCTGGATCGCGTCCAGCACTGGGTGTCCAACGGCGCCCAGCTGTCCGAAACCGTCGATCGTCTGGTGAAGGAATACTCCGCCAAGGTTGCGGCCGCGGCCTGA